In Paracoccus aerodenitrificans, the following are encoded in one genomic region:
- the glmS gene encoding glutamine--fructose-6-phosphate transaminase (isomerizing): protein MCGIIGILGQHQVAPQLVEALKRLEYRGYDSAGVATIDAGGDLRRRRAVGKLVNLSDRLVNEPLSGRSGIGHTRWATHGAATEENAHPHQRGKVAVVHNGIIENFRELREELSGSGYIAESDTDTEVVAMLTASHLDQGMSPLEAARATLNRLQGAFALAFLFDGEGDLMIAARQGSPLAVGHGDDEMFIGSDAIALSPFTDRVSYLEDGDHAVLTRSSVQIFDSANRQVNREIATIDVGATVIDKGGYRHFMAKEIAQQPAVLGDVLNHYIRNDRIVLPEGMDFSQVDRLTIVACGTAYLAGYVAKYWFEKLAGLPCDVDVASEFRYREPPLSDRSWGIFVSQSGETADTLAALHYARGKVAKTVGVVNVGTSAIARDTDIALPTLAGIEVCVASSKAFTCQLAVLAVLALKAAQDRGRLSDAELARHLDDLRSVPALVNQALTTAEECRHLSGWLSEFQDVLFLGRGPLYPVALEGALKLKELSYIHAEGYASGELKHGPIALIDQHMPVVVVAPRDALFEKTVSNMQEVMARHGQVILVSDSEGIREGGDGVYASLTMPSGGGIFAPIIYAVPMQYLAYYTAVAKGTDVDQPRNLAKSVTVE from the coding sequence ATGTGTGGCATAATCGGTATTCTCGGGCAGCATCAGGTCGCGCCGCAGCTTGTCGAGGCGCTGAAACGGCTCGAATATCGCGGCTATGACAGCGCGGGCGTCGCGACCATCGATGCCGGGGGCGATCTGCGCCGCCGCCGCGCCGTCGGCAAGCTGGTCAATCTTTCCGACCGGCTGGTCAATGAGCCGCTGTCCGGGCGCTCGGGCATCGGCCACACAAGATGGGCCACTCACGGCGCAGCCACCGAAGAGAATGCCCACCCGCATCAGCGCGGCAAGGTTGCCGTGGTCCATAACGGCATTATCGAGAATTTCCGCGAATTGCGCGAAGAACTGTCCGGCAGCGGTTACATCGCCGAAAGCGACACCGATACCGAGGTCGTGGCAATGCTGACGGCAAGCCATCTCGATCAGGGCATGTCCCCGCTTGAGGCCGCCCGCGCTACGCTCAACCGGCTACAAGGAGCGTTTGCACTTGCCTTTCTGTTTGACGGTGAAGGCGACCTGATGATCGCCGCGCGTCAAGGCAGCCCGCTGGCTGTCGGTCATGGCGATGATGAGATGTTCATCGGCTCTGACGCGATTGCGCTGTCGCCGTTCACCGACCGGGTCAGCTATCTTGAAGACGGCGATCACGCCGTTCTGACGCGGAGTTCCGTCCAGATCTTCGACAGCGCGAACCGGCAGGTCAATCGCGAGATCGCCACGATAGATGTCGGCGCCACGGTCATCGACAAGGGCGGCTATCGTCACTTCATGGCCAAGGAAATCGCGCAGCAGCCTGCCGTTCTGGGCGATGTGCTGAACCATTATATCAGGAATGACCGCATCGTTCTGCCCGAGGGAATGGATTTCTCTCAGGTGGACCGCCTGACCATTGTGGCCTGCGGGACGGCCTATCTGGCCGGATATGTGGCGAAATACTGGTTCGAGAAGCTTGCCGGTCTGCCCTGCGATGTCGATGTCGCCTCTGAGTTCCGGTATCGCGAGCCACCGCTTTCCGACCGGAGCTGGGGGATTTTCGTCAGCCAGTCGGGCGAAACCGCAGATACGCTTGCAGCACTCCACTATGCTCGCGGCAAGGTCGCAAAGACTGTCGGCGTCGTCAATGTCGGCACCTCGGCCATCGCGCGTGATACCGATATCGCCCTGCCGACCCTGGCCGGGATCGAGGTCTGCGTCGCCTCGTCGAAAGCCTTCACCTGTCAGCTTGCCGTTCTGGCGGTTCTGGCGCTGAAAGCCGCGCAGGATCGGGGCCGACTGAGCGATGCGGAACTGGCCCGGCATCTGGACGATCTGCGTTCTGTCCCTGCCCTTGTCAATCAGGCGCTGACCACTGCCGAAGAATGCAGGCACCTCTCGGGCTGGCTGTCGGAGTTTCAGGATGTGCTGTTCCTCGGTCGCGGCCCGCTTTACCCGGTTGCGCTTGAGGGGGCGCTGAAGCTGAAGGAACTCAGCTATATCCATGCAGAGGGCTATGCTTCCGGAGAGCTGAAGCATGGACCGATTGCCCTGATCGATCAGCATATGCCGGTTGTCGTGGTCGCCCCGCGCGATGCGCTTTTCGAAAAGACGGTTTCGAACATGCAGGAAGTCATGGCGCGTCACGGTCAGGTCATTCTGGTCTCGGACAGCGAAGGGATCAGAGAAGGCGGCGACGGCGTTTATGCCTCGTTGACCATGCCATCCGGCGGAGGCATCTTTGCGCCGATCATATATGCCGTGCCGATGCAATATCTGGCCTATTACACCGCTGTAGCAAAAGGCACCGATGTGGATCAGCCGCGAAACCTCGCCAAATCGGTGACAGTCGAGTAA
- a CDS encoding YciI family protein, whose protein sequence is MPYFAVICKDKDGGLPLRQENRPAHLDYIEQTGIVFMAGPLLEDGNMAGSLVILDAPDLAAAEAWAEGDPYARAGLFDSVSIREWKKVIG, encoded by the coding sequence ATGCCCTATTTCGCCGTTATCTGCAAAGACAAGGATGGGGGCCTTCCCCTAAGACAGGAAAACCGGCCCGCCCATCTCGATTATATCGAGCAGACCGGTATCGTGTTCATGGCCGGTCCCCTGCTGGAGGATGGCAATATGGCGGGATCACTGGTGATTCTGGACGCCCCGGATCTTGCGGCGGCAGAGGCATGGGCCGAAGGCGACCCCTATGCCCGCGCCGGGCTGTTCGACAGCGTCTCCATCCGGGAATGGAAGAAGGTGATCGGCTGA
- a CDS encoding EVE domain-containing protein: MPYWLFKSEPNVFGWDDLVAKGADGEEWDGVRNYQARNNMRAMKKGDRGVLYHSNIGKECVGIVEVIAEAHPDSTADDPKWECVDIKAVEKLKQTVSLDQAKEEPRLKDMVLVNNSRLSVQPVSDEEWAVLMELGGLS, from the coding sequence ATGCCCTATTGGCTGTTCAAATCCGAACCCAATGTCTTCGGCTGGGACGATCTTGTCGCAAAGGGCGCGGACGGAGAAGAATGGGACGGTGTGCGCAACTATCAGGCCCGCAACAATATGCGGGCCATGAAAAAGGGCGATCGCGGCGTGCTTTATCATTCCAATATCGGCAAGGAATGCGTCGGCATTGTCGAGGTCATCGCCGAAGCGCATCCCGATTCGACTGCGGATGATCCGAAATGGGAATGCGTCGATATCAAAGCGGTCGAGAAGCTGAAGCAAACCGTCTCGCTGGATCAGGCGAAGGAAGAGCCACGACTGAAAGATATGGTGCTGGTCAATAACTCCCGCCTCTCGGTTCAGCCGGTTTCCGATGAGGAATGGGCGGTGCTGATGGAGTTGGGCGGGCTGAGCTGA
- the glmU gene encoding bifunctional UDP-N-acetylglucosamine diphosphorylase/glucosamine-1-phosphate N-acetyltransferase GlmU produces MSAQHEKGEIAVIILAAGQGSRMKSDLPKVLHKVGAVPMVGHALAAARSLDPAQMIVVAGHGAEAVTKAVGKLDPEAKIALQTEQLGTGHAVAQALPLLDGFNGRVIVLYGDTPFISEATLAGLASHDADVVVLGFEAADPGRYGRLVTGDDGTLQKIVEYKDADETTRAIRLCNSGVMAADAGLLRRFIGALGNDNASGEYYLTDIPGMAREAGHRASVVTCHEDETLGVNSRAELARAEAIFQTSRRSQALEDGVTLTVPETVWFALDTHIGRDAIIGPNVVFGPGVTIESGAEVLGFSHLEGCHVSTGATVGPFARLRPGAELGGDVHVGNFVEIKNSVLDEGVKVGHLTYLGDAHIGEHTNIGAGTVTCNYDGVMKHRTEIGRNSFIGSDTMLVAPVSIGDNAMTGSGSVITQDVPADALGLGRARQVVKPGLARRIMQALREQKAKKG; encoded by the coding sequence ATGTCGGCACAGCATGAAAAAGGCGAGATCGCCGTGATTATCCTCGCGGCCGGTCAGGGCAGCCGGATGAAATCTGACCTGCCGAAAGTTCTGCACAAGGTCGGTGCGGTGCCGATGGTCGGGCATGCGCTTGCTGCCGCACGGAGCCTTGATCCGGCTCAGATGATCGTCGTCGCCGGGCATGGCGCCGAAGCGGTGACGAAAGCCGTCGGCAAGCTGGATCCCGAGGCGAAGATAGCCCTGCAGACCGAACAGCTTGGAACGGGTCACGCTGTCGCGCAGGCTCTGCCATTGCTGGACGGTTTCAATGGCCGCGTCATCGTGCTGTATGGCGACACACCCTTCATCAGCGAAGCCACTCTCGCAGGACTGGCAAGCCATGACGCAGATGTCGTCGTGCTGGGTTTCGAGGCCGCCGATCCGGGCCGCTATGGCCGGCTGGTCACGGGAGATGACGGGACACTTCAGAAGATCGTCGAGTATAAGGACGCGGACGAAACCACCCGCGCCATCCGGCTGTGTAATTCCGGCGTCATGGCGGCGGATGCCGGATTGCTGCGGCGCTTTATCGGGGCGCTCGGAAATGACAACGCGTCAGGCGAATATTATCTGACCGATATTCCCGGAATGGCACGCGAAGCCGGTCATCGTGCTTCCGTCGTGACCTGCCATGAGGATGAAACGCTTGGCGTGAACAGCCGCGCAGAGCTTGCTCGCGCCGAAGCCATTTTCCAGACTTCCCGCCGCAGCCAGGCGCTTGAGGATGGCGTGACCCTGACAGTCCCTGAAACTGTCTGGTTCGCTCTGGATACGCATATCGGACGCGATGCGATTATCGGCCCGAATGTGGTCTTCGGCCCGGGCGTTACCATCGAAAGCGGTGCCGAGGTGCTGGGTTTCAGCCATCTTGAGGGCTGCCATGTCTCGACGGGCGCCACGGTCGGACCTTTTGCAAGGCTGCGTCCGGGGGCCGAACTGGGCGGCGATGTCCATGTCGGAAATTTCGTCGAGATCAAGAACAGCGTGCTGGATGAGGGCGTCAAGGTCGGTCATCTGACCTATCTGGGCGACGCGCATATCGGTGAGCATACGAATATCGGCGCGGGAACGGTGACCTGCAATTATGACGGCGTGATGAAGCACCGGACCGAGATCGGGCGGAACAGCTTCATCGGCTCGGATACGATGCTGGTCGCGCCGGTCAGTATCGGGGATAACGCGATGACGGGATCGGGATCGGTCATCACGCAGGATGTTCCGGCGGATGCGCTTGGTCTTGGCCGGGCGCGTCAGGTGGTCAAGCCCGGCCTTGCTCGCCGGATCATGCAGGCGCTGCGCGAGCAGAAAGCGAAAAAAGGCTGA
- a CDS encoding mitofilin family membrane protein produces MATSDKSSKSANQNKSGTDTGNDKKPATSPVVPSQEVEAGKTVVSRIPPSQPIDSGLVGESDSGIAAAEPKFPASRAKADTPDPANAAQKTGAETASAEPSGSVPSVPARKPDDAKVTSSAPPRDTQPVQVKKTGFWPTAFGGVVAAGLGAAAAIYALPYINPPAEPAPAFDADAVQSEAVAAATEATRNEVGAIREDAVTAATDAGREAGAEAALQAMTEMSQGADTTAEVQAAIQSQEERLAALEAVAHEQPAVAVTPTPESQTGAAEDQPDLAAEIASLRQQIDAQQQTIAELSARPQVDPEAVERVQSLAANAEQIRSEIEAAATQAQESLSSVQSEADAAMQRAQAVASVAALGAALERGGSPDEAVRQLEESGVEVPEPLAQEDLPTLVQIQMGYDAVARDALKASLQEGGNNDGALSAVGNFLRVLTGARSVQPREGTDPDAILSRSGALVEQGDLPAALEELNALPQAGRDAMSDWIGQVEAYLAAENALNDVAQSLN; encoded by the coding sequence GTGGCGACGTCCGACAAGTCCAGCAAGTCTGCCAATCAGAACAAATCCGGCACCGATACGGGAAATGATAAGAAACCAGCGACCTCTCCGGTGGTGCCCTCTCAGGAAGTAGAGGCCGGTAAAACCGTCGTGTCGCGGATACCGCCCTCGCAACCCATCGATTCGGGCCTTGTTGGCGAGTCCGACAGCGGAATCGCGGCAGCCGAACCGAAATTCCCGGCATCCCGTGCAAAAGCCGATACCCCGGACCCGGCGAACGCGGCGCAGAAAACCGGGGCTGAAACGGCATCCGCTGAACCTTCGGGTTCGGTGCCTTCGGTTCCGGCGCGGAAACCGGATGATGCGAAGGTGACGAGTTCTGCCCCTCCTCGCGATACGCAGCCTGTTCAGGTGAAGAAAACCGGCTTCTGGCCGACCGCATTTGGCGGTGTCGTTGCTGCGGGGCTTGGTGCGGCTGCAGCGATTTACGCATTGCCCTATATCAACCCTCCGGCCGAGCCAGCCCCCGCATTCGATGCCGATGCGGTTCAGTCCGAGGCTGTCGCCGCCGCAACCGAGGCAACACGGAACGAGGTCGGCGCCATTCGCGAAGATGCGGTAACAGCCGCGACCGACGCAGGACGTGAGGCCGGTGCCGAAGCTGCCCTGCAGGCGATGACGGAAATGTCGCAGGGCGCGGATACCACAGCCGAGGTTCAGGCGGCGATTCAGTCGCAGGAAGAACGGCTTGCGGCGCTTGAGGCCGTGGCGCATGAACAGCCTGCCGTCGCGGTGACGCCAACACCGGAAAGCCAGACGGGTGCCGCTGAGGATCAGCCCGACCTCGCAGCAGAGATCGCGTCGCTGCGTCAGCAAATCGACGCGCAGCAGCAGACCATCGCCGAATTATCGGCGCGTCCGCAGGTCGATCCGGAGGCCGTTGAGCGCGTCCAGTCCCTTGCCGCGAATGCCGAACAGATCCGGTCCGAGATCGAGGCCGCCGCGACTCAGGCGCAGGAAAGCCTGTCCTCGGTCCAGAGCGAGGCCGATGCAGCGATGCAGCGTGCTCAGGCGGTTGCTTCTGTCGCGGCATTGGGTGCTGCGCTTGAACGCGGCGGATCGCCGGATGAGGCGGTCAGGCAGCTTGAGGAATCGGGCGTCGAGGTTCCCGAACCGCTGGCGCAAGAGGATTTGCCGACTCTGGTACAGATACAGATGGGCTATGACGCGGTGGCGCGGGACGCATTGAAGGCCTCTTTGCAGGAAGGCGGAAATAATGACGGCGCACTCAGTGCCGTCGGTAATTTCCTGCGCGTCCTGACCGGCGCACGTTCCGTACAGCCGCGCGAGGGGACCGATCCCGATGCCATTCTGTCCAGAAGCGGCGCTCTGGTCGAACAGGGCGATCTGCCCGCCGCACTTGAAGAACTGAACGCGCTGCCGCAGGCTGGCCGGGACGCGATGTCCGACTGGATCGGACAGGTCGAAGCCTATCTTGCCGCCGAAAATGCGCTGAACGATGTCGCGCAGTCGCTGAACTGA
- a CDS encoding uroporphyrinogen-III synthase, whose translation MTEPVCLLTRPQAQSEDFAAGLAGIDYLISPILKIVPLPFDSTAIAEAPGLVFTSANAVAFAGPGQGRLALCVGPQTGEAARQAGFEVTTGPGDAEGLMPLLDIRRDWLHLHGRHLARELPLAGIEVYDQQALPLNAAADAALAGSRPVILPLFSRRSAGILSDAVRDARAAIGIVAISEAVESAYSGPADARIVAAQPDRAGMVATIRMLSQTERSRPTWVEAERGAR comes from the coding sequence ATGACCGAGCCTGTTTGCCTGCTGACTCGCCCGCAGGCCCAATCCGAAGATTTTGCCGCGGGGCTTGCGGGTATCGACTATCTGATTTCCCCGATCCTGAAGATCGTACCGCTTCCCTTTGACAGCACAGCCATTGCCGAAGCTCCAGGTCTGGTTTTCACCTCGGCCAATGCGGTGGCGTTTGCCGGTCCGGGACAGGGCCGCTTGGCGCTTTGCGTGGGACCTCAGACCGGAGAGGCGGCGCGGCAAGCGGGGTTTGAGGTGACGACGGGACCGGGCGATGCCGAGGGGCTGATGCCGCTTCTGGATATACGGCGCGACTGGCTGCATCTGCATGGACGGCATCTGGCCCGCGAGTTGCCGCTTGCCGGGATCGAGGTTTATGACCAGCAGGCTCTGCCGCTGAACGCCGCTGCTGACGCGGCGCTTGCCGGATCGCGCCCGGTGATCCTGCCTCTGTTCTCCCGGCGCAGCGCGGGAATACTGTCGGATGCCGTGCGCGATGCACGGGCGGCGATCGGGATCGTCGCGATCAGCGAGGCGGTGGAAAGCGCCTATTCCGGGCCTGCCGATGCGCGTATCGTGGCCGCTCAGCCGGATCGTGCGGGGATGGTTGCGACGATAAGGATGCTCTCGCAAACGGAACGAAGCCGTCCGACGTGGGTTGAGGCGGAAAGGGGCGCTCGTTAG
- the tsaD gene encoding tRNA (adenosine(37)-N6)-threonylcarbamoyltransferase complex transferase subunit TsaD — MTLTFLGIESSCDDTAAAVVREDGQILSSVVAGQTELHANFGGVVPEIAARAHAEKLDLCVEDALATSGLSLSDLDGVAVTAGPGLIGGVMAGVMMAKGIAAGSGLPLVGVNHLAGHALTPRLTDNIAFPYLMLLVSGGHCQFLRVDRPDRFRRLGGTIDDAPGEAFDKVAKLLGLAQPGGPSVEKEAASGDPARFALPRPLLDRAGLDMSFSGLKTAVLRVRDELVPAQGGLTRQDRADLCAGFQAATAEVLTEKTRRAVAEHPVPVLAVAGGVAANASIRAGLEAVAANAGARFLAPPLPLCTDNAAMIAWAGIEAFRLGQRDGMDLAGRPRWPLDQNAAPMLGAGRKGAKA, encoded by the coding sequence ATGACACTGACCTTTCTCGGCATTGAAAGCAGCTGTGACGACACGGCAGCTGCGGTGGTGCGGGAAGACGGCCAGATCCTCTCATCCGTGGTCGCCGGTCAGACCGAGCTGCATGCGAATTTCGGCGGTGTTGTCCCGGAAATCGCCGCCCGCGCTCATGCCGAGAAGCTGGATCTCTGCGTCGAGGACGCCTTGGCGACATCCGGGCTGAGCCTGTCCGATCTGGATGGCGTCGCGGTCACCGCCGGGCCGGGTCTGATCGGCGGGGTGATGGCGGGGGTGATGATGGCAAAGGGGATCGCTGCAGGGTCGGGCCTGCCTCTGGTCGGGGTGAACCACCTTGCGGGACATGCTCTGACACCGCGCCTGACCGACAATATCGCCTTTCCCTATCTGATGCTGCTGGTCTCGGGGGGACATTGCCAGTTCCTGAGAGTTGACAGGCCGGATCGTTTCCGCCGCCTCGGCGGCACGATTGACGACGCCCCCGGAGAGGCCTTCGACAAGGTCGCCAAATTGCTTGGACTGGCACAGCCGGGCGGCCCTTCCGTCGAAAAAGAGGCCGCCTCGGGCGATCCGGCACGTTTCGCCCTGCCCCGTCCCCTTCTGGACCGGGCCGGTCTGGATATGTCTTTCTCGGGCCTGAAAACGGCGGTGCTCCGGGTCCGGGATGAGCTTGTCCCGGCGCAAGGAGGCCTGACGCGGCAGGACCGGGCCGATCTCTGCGCCGGGTTTCAGGCGGCGACCGCCGAGGTGCTGACGGAAAAGACACGTCGCGCTGTGGCGGAACACCCCGTTCCCGTTCTGGCCGTCGCTGGCGGCGTGGCAGCGAATGCCTCCATCCGCGCAGGGCTGGAAGCGGTGGCGGCGAATGCGGGGGCGCGTTTCCTTGCCCCTCCATTACCGCTCTGTACCGATAATGCCGCGATGATTGCATGGGCCGGGATCGAGGCCTTCCGGCTGGGACAGCGCGACGGAATGGACCTTGCCGGTCGTCCCCGCTGGCCTCTGGATCAAAATGCTGCTCCCATGCTGGGTGCGGGCCGTAAAGGCGCGAAAGCATGA
- a CDS encoding NAD(P)/FAD-dependent oxidoreductase — protein sequence MNLLFSNDRRGEYPPSVYADQVTPLPPFASLWGEARADICVVGGGYTGLSAALHLAEAGFDVILLEAHRVGFGASGRNGGQLGSGYNRDMEELQRMAGRDVAQTLWKMAEDAKLLVRDLARKSGVTVHDGVAHAFRNSAELDEARRHAALLAKDYRYDRIEILEKPELHALLPSETYCGGELDHGAGHLNPLALALGMARLAHEAGATIHEMSHVHHIDLSKTATGKSIIQTDTGRVICDHVILAGNGYLGGLSRKVAARVMPLNNFIVATEPLGDRASKVLTRNIAVHDTKFVVNYWRLDDEGRLIFGGGENVSYRFPRDIAAKVRKPLTQIYPGLEDVAFTHAWGGTLAITMNRMPCFIRLGPNTLSASGFSGHGVALAALAGKQMAEAVAGQAGGFDVMAALPSRPFPGGAMLRWPLLVAGMTWYAMRDRLGV from the coding sequence GTGAATCTGCTTTTTTCCAATGACAGGCGCGGGGAATACCCGCCATCGGTCTATGCCGATCAGGTCACCCCGCTTCCGCCCTTCGCGTCGCTGTGGGGTGAGGCGCGGGCCGATATCTGCGTCGTTGGCGGCGGATATACCGGGCTGTCCGCCGCTCTGCATCTGGCAGAGGCGGGGTTCGATGTGATCCTTCTCGAAGCCCATCGCGTCGGCTTCGGGGCTTCGGGTCGAAACGGGGGGCAACTCGGCTCTGGCTATAATCGCGATATGGAAGAGTTGCAGCGCATGGCCGGTCGCGATGTGGCGCAGACGCTCTGGAAAATGGCGGAGGATGCCAAGCTTCTGGTTCGCGATCTGGCCCGGAAAAGCGGTGTAACGGTCCATGATGGCGTCGCCCATGCTTTCAGAAACTCTGCCGAACTGGATGAGGCCAGACGCCATGCCGCGCTGCTGGCAAAAGATTACCGTTATGATCGCATCGAGATTCTCGAAAAGCCCGAACTCCATGCGCTTTTGCCCTCGGAGACCTATTGCGGCGGAGAACTGGATCACGGCGCGGGCCATCTCAACCCGCTTGCGCTTGCGCTTGGTATGGCCCGGCTTGCCCATGAGGCGGGCGCGACCATCCATGAGATGAGCCATGTCCACCATATCGATCTTTCGAAAACGGCTACCGGGAAGTCGATCATACAGACCGATACCGGGCGGGTGATCTGCGATCATGTCATTCTGGCCGGGAATGGCTATCTCGGCGGGCTGTCCCGCAAGGTCGCCGCGCGTGTCATGCCGCTGAATAATTTCATCGTGGCGACGGAACCTCTTGGGGACCGCGCGTCAAAGGTCCTGACGCGGAATATCGCGGTCCATGACACGAAATTCGTGGTGAATTACTGGCGGCTGGATGATGAGGGCCGGCTGATTTTCGGCGGGGGCGAGAATGTCAGCTATCGCTTCCCCCGTGACATCGCGGCCAAGGTGCGCAAGCCTCTGACGCAGATCTATCCCGGTCTTGAGGATGTCGCCTTCACCCATGCCTGGGGCGGAACGCTGGCTATTACCATGAACCGGATGCCCTGTTTCATCCGCCTCGGGCCGAATACGCTTTCGGCAAGCGGGTTCTCGGGGCACGGCGTGGCGCTTGCGGCGCTTGCGGGCAAGCAGATGGCCGAGGCGGTTGCCGGGCAGGCGGGCGGTTTCGATGTCATGGCCGCGCTGCCATCCCGGCCCTTTCCGGGAGGCGCGATGCTGCGATGGCCCCTGCTGGTTGCCGGGATGACATGGTACGCGATGCGCGACCGGCTGGGGGTCTGA
- a CDS encoding HAD-IA family hydrolase, producing MAGTVVFDLDGTLADTAGDLIGAANAVLQRRGLTGLDPVADAAIAFSGGRAMLRAGYARVGSGTLIPPGAEDEDFPQLLEAYDAAIAVHTRLYPGVQDALTALSRDGHRLAVCTNKPEALAEKLLRVLGVRDAFASLIGADTLPVRKPDPQPYRRAVELAGGEVVNSFLLGDTSTDLQTAAAAQVKIALVAFGPEGPGISCLKPDAILEHFEDLPTLARQWLG from the coding sequence ATGGCTGGTACGGTGGTTTTCGATCTGGACGGAACGCTTGCGGATACTGCCGGGGATCTGATCGGCGCGGCAAATGCCGTTCTGCAAAGGCGCGGGCTGACCGGGCTGGACCCGGTTGCGGATGCGGCAATCGCTTTTTCCGGCGGGCGGGCGATGCTCCGGGCAGGTTATGCGCGGGTAGGCTCGGGAACGCTGATCCCGCCGGGTGCCGAGGATGAGGACTTTCCGCAATTGCTGGAGGCCTATGATGCCGCGATTGCTGTACATACCCGGCTTTACCCCGGCGTTCAGGATGCTCTGACGGCGCTTTCCCGTGACGGGCACAGGCTGGCCGTCTGCACGAACAAGCCCGAGGCGCTTGCCGAAAAGCTGTTGCGGGTGCTTGGGGTGCGGGATGCGTTTGCCTCACTGATCGGTGCGGATACGCTGCCCGTGCGCAAGCCGGACCCACAGCCTTACAGGCGGGCTGTCGAGCTTGCGGGCGGAGAGGTCGTAAATTCGTTTCTTCTGGGAGACACCTCGACCGATCTGCAAACCGCTGCGGCGGCACAGGTGAAGATCGCCCTCGTCGCCTTCGGTCCCGAGGGGCCGGGGATTTCCTGTCTGAAGCCTGACGCCATTCTGGAACATTTCGAGGACTTGCCGACCCTCGCGCGGCAATGGCTCGGCTGA
- a CDS encoding NAD(P)H-dependent glycerol-3-phosphate dehydrogenase has product MITILGAGAFGTALAVSWSQAQKVTLWSRRLPEDRRSPRLPDVQIPEQVMLTDDLASALSDTVVLALPAQSLRGFLTENAALLNGRRLVSTAKGIDLMTAESPSGLILKSCPDASVATLTGPSFAADIARGLPTALTLACADEGAVALQHLLSTPSLRLYRTDDLRGAELGGALKNVIAIAAGVSIGAGFGDSARAALITRGFAEMTRLATDMGARAETLAGLSGLGDLVLTATSGLSRNFRYGYALGAGETFDETVTVEGAKTAQAVSAIAAGRGIATPIADAVAALAEGRASVADSVLELLRRPLKEE; this is encoded by the coding sequence ATGATAACGATCCTCGGAGCTGGCGCATTCGGAACTGCCCTGGCGGTAAGCTGGTCGCAAGCACAGAAGGTCACGCTCTGGTCGCGTCGCCTGCCAGAGGATCGCCGGTCGCCCCGGCTGCCGGATGTACAGATTCCAGAACAGGTCATGCTGACGGATGATCTTGCCTCTGCCCTGTCGGACACGGTCGTTCTGGCCCTGCCCGCCCAGTCCCTGCGCGGCTTTCTGACCGAAAACGCGGCGCTTCTGAATGGCCGCCGCCTGGTCAGCACGGCAAAGGGCATCGACCTGATGACTGCCGAGTCGCCCTCGGGGCTGATCCTGAAATCCTGCCCCGACGCTTCTGTCGCCACGCTGACCGGACCAAGCTTCGCCGCCGATATCGCAAGAGGCCTACCCACAGCGCTGACTCTGGCCTGCGCGGATGAGGGCGCGGTCGCATTGCAGCATCTGCTATCTACCCCCTCGCTTCGCCTCTACCGGACCGACGATCTGCGCGGCGCCGAATTGGGCGGCGCATTGAAAAACGTGATCGCCATTGCCGCAGGCGTTTCCATCGGCGCAGGTTTCGGCGACAGCGCCCGCGCGGCACTGATCACGCGTGGCTTTGCCGAGATGACGCGGCTGGCAACCGATATGGGTGCACGCGCCGAAACTCTGGCCGGGCTGTCAGGTCTGGGCGATCTGGTTCTGACAGCAACATCCGGCCTGTCGCGCAATTTCCGCTATGGCTACGCTTTGGGTGCCGGAGAAACATTCGACGAAACCGTCACCGTCGAGGGCGCCAAGACCGCGCAAGCCGTCAGCGCCATCGCCGCAGGACGCGGCATCGCGACTCCCATCGCCGATGCCGTTGCCGCGCTTGCAGAGGGCCGCGCCAGCGTGGCAGATAGCGTATTGGAGTTGCTGAGACGTCCGCTCAAGGAGGAATGA